One Lachancea thermotolerans CBS 6340 chromosome B complete sequence genomic window, TCATTAATGTGCAGACCACGAGCCTCCTTGTCAGCTTCACccatcttcaaaatgttttCTAGAGCATCAAGTGTAACCTCGATTATTCTATTATCCGCAATTTCTAGCAAGTCACAGAGTGGCTTTATGCTGCCCTGGGAGACCAGGTATCTAATAATCTCTGGCTTTTGCAGACCCCCTGAAGAAGCGTTAGAAATGGCCcaacaagcttctttcttggtttTGTAGTCGGCagtttccaaaagcttgacTAAAGCTGGTATCAAGTTAGCGTCGATAGCAGCTTGGATCTGGTCTGTGTTACCGGCAGTAATGTTAGAGATGGTCcagcaagcttcttttctaATGGACTCTTTGGTGGAGCTGAGAAGGTTTCTTAGTGCCCCGAGGACCCCACAGTTAATTACTACTTGGGTCTGTAGATCATTACCAGTGACAATGTTACCCACAGCTCTCAGAGCAGGTGTCTGAACGAGTGTGGACTGATGgttgagcagctcaacaagtcTCTTGGGGATTCTTGCGTCAATGACTGCTTGTATGTTGTTTGCAGGACCGTCGGAGAGGTAGGAGATGGCCCAGCATGCGTCGACCAAAGTCTCTGTGTCCATAGAGTAAATGAGCTTGGCCAGTGTTGGCAGGGATTGCGACACGACACCCCAGTCTGGCTGTGGTTTCTTACCACGGCACAGGTTGGAGAGAGTCCAGGTCGCCGTTCTGATGAGTGACGTCTTGCTCAGGTCAAACAGGGCCAAAATGGGTTGCATGGCACCGCAGCTCAACACGTAGTCTCTGTAACCGGTGGAGTCACCGGCAACGTTACCGAGGGCCCAGATAGCCTGCTCTTTGACTTCGATGGAGCCCGAGTACAGTAGCTGTATGAAAAGGGGCACGGCTCCGGCCTCGACGACAACCTTAGTCTGGTCTGAGGACCCTGACGCAATGTTCGTGAGCGCCCACGCGGCTTCCAGCTGCAGCATCTCGGGCTGGTTCTCGTTCATGAAGTTCACGAGGTTAGGCACCACACCGGACTGGATCACGGTGTCGATTGGTGGGCGGTGCTCGCGTGACAGAATTTGTCTGAACTTGACGGTAGCGTTCAGCTGCTCCTGCAGGTCTGTGGAGTTGATCTGTTGGATCATTTGGGGCAACTCTtgctgaagctgctggtAGAATTGCTGGTCAGCGGTGCTGGCggcctcgtcctcgtcctcggaGTCTGCACCGTCTGGGGGCGCGGCGAAATTTCTACGCTTGGCTAGCGCTTCGTCTCGCTTTGCCTTCCTCAGCTCAACTTGCTGGGTATCTCTGCGGCGGCGCAACTCATCGGCAGAGAATCTACCcttatttttgaagtttgtgCGTCTATATTCTGGAACAAACTTGTTCGTAGAGGAGGAGTCACTGTCCATGGCTTGTGTCGCTGGTCTTAGAGTTTCGGATAAGGACCTCGTCCTCTTGTAACTTGCTGAAAGTTGCTGTAGCCTAACGGTGCCGGACGGGTTAGGCTCCATCATCACAAAATTTTCTACGCCGTTGATTTGTGATCGTCGTACACGAAGAACTCGATTACCTCGAAATGTGACCTGGGTAGTAACTCGAACATTCGATCAGTATTGAATCCGAGCAGCTGATGCGAGCGCACTTGCGGTGAAACATAGGCGAGAAACGGGGCTTCACAGGACCGCAGCAAGCCTAGAGAGGAGAGTATTAAGCTCAGTTTTGGGCACACACATTAAGACAAAGGTATATAAAAGTTACACAGGGTAGAAAGGTGGTATAAAAAAGCGACACGGGAAGACAACGCAAGACACGCAGACACACGCACTCACACACATAATCTCACACACATACTCACGCACACACGCAAGCACGCAAACACGCGCACGTCGAAAACGCACACGCGCTCACAAacgcacacacacacacacacacacacacacacacacacacacacacacacacacacacacacacacacacacacacgcacacacgcGCACACGCGCACACACGCGCACATACACGCACTCACACTAGTAATCACACACACGTGAAAAAAACACACACATTCCACGTCTAGCGATTAGAAGTAATTTGAGAAACGCTATTATTCTTATAACAGCATCAAAGCGCCAACAAGAGCGGCAGAGCCAACGGTCATACCCAAAACCTTATGGGCGGCAT contains:
- the SRP1 gene encoding karyopherin alpha (highly similar to uniprot|Q02821 Saccharomyces cerevisiae YNL189W SRP1 karyopherin alpha homolog of 60 kDa), which codes for MMEPNPSGTVRLQQLSASYKRTRSLSETLRPATQAMDSDSSSTNKFVPEYRRTNFKNKGRFSADELRRRRDTQQVELRKAKRDEALAKRRNFAAPPDGADSEDEDEAASTADQQFYQQLQQELPQMIQQINSTDLQEQLNATVKFRQILSREHRPPIDTVIQSGVVPNLVNFMNENQPEMLQLEAAWALTNIASGSSDQTKVVVEAGAVPLFIQLLYSGSIEVKEQAIWALGNVAGDSTGYRDYVLSCGAMQPILALFDLSKTSLIRTATWTLSNLCRGKKPQPDWGVVSQSLPTLAKLIYSMDTETLVDACWAISYLSDGPANNIQAVIDARIPKRLVELLNHQSTLVQTPALRAVGNIVTGNDLQTQVVINCGVLGALRNLLSSTKESIRKEACWTISNITAGNTDQIQAAIDANLIPALVKLLETADYKTKKEACWAISNASSGGLQKPEIIRYLVSQGSIKPLCDLLEIADNRIIEVTLDALENILKMGEADKEARGLHINENADYIERAGGVDKIFNCQQNENEKIYEKAFNIIEQYFGEDEDALDESMAPQTAGNTFGFGSNVNQQFNFN